A window from Primulina huaijiensis isolate GDHJ02 chromosome 13, ASM1229523v2, whole genome shotgun sequence encodes these proteins:
- the LOC140991062 gene encoding uncharacterized protein isoform X2, protein MSCKYIYSHVVRLLNESDTMYIEFKDAMFGRPKSIRLLREDILRFMEMREIGARQILVYMGHLYQDLKKKDKADYFSFVDPGNIPTCLIGTDGRDLSQHIADQLEAVSRDSICLIPYNTGYHWILTIVNEDKNMIYLLDSTSNRNRDDTWKTIVTKVI, encoded by the exons ATGTCGTGCAAGTATATCTACTCTCATGTTGTTAGATTGCTGAATGAATCGGATACCATGTACATTGAGTTTAAGGACGCTATGTTTGGACGTCCTAAAAGCATACGGTTGCTAAGAGAAGATATCTTACGCTTTATGGAGATGAGGGAGATAGGTGCCAGACAAATTTTAGTTTACATGGG TCACCTCTACcaagatttgaagaaaaaagacaaGGCTGATTATTTTTCGTTTGTGGATCCCGGTAATATACCTACATGCCTGATTGGCACAGATGGCCGTGACTTATCACAACATATTGCTGACCAGTTGGAAGCAGTGAGTAGAGATAGCATCTGCCTCATCCCATACAACACTGG GTACCATTGGATCTTGACAATCGTCAACGAAGATAagaatatgatatatttattggaTTCTACGTCTAACAGGAACCGAGATGATACATGGAAAACTATTGTGACAAA GGTAATCTGA
- the LOC140991062 gene encoding uncharacterized protein isoform X1, whose product MSCKYIYSHVVRLLNESDTMYIEFKDAMFGRPKSIRLLREDILRFMEMREIGARQILVYMGHLYQDLKKKDKADYFSFVDPGNIPTCLIGTDGRDLSQHIADQLEAVSRDSICLIPYNTGYHWILTIVNEDKNMIYLLDSTSNRNRDDTWKTIVTKCTMPRRVFLKGHVLKY is encoded by the exons ATGTCGTGCAAGTATATCTACTCTCATGTTGTTAGATTGCTGAATGAATCGGATACCATGTACATTGAGTTTAAGGACGCTATGTTTGGACGTCCTAAAAGCATACGGTTGCTAAGAGAAGATATCTTACGCTTTATGGAGATGAGGGAGATAGGTGCCAGACAAATTTTAGTTTACATGGG TCACCTCTACcaagatttgaagaaaaaagacaaGGCTGATTATTTTTCGTTTGTGGATCCCGGTAATATACCTACATGCCTGATTGGCACAGATGGCCGTGACTTATCACAACATATTGCTGACCAGTTGGAAGCAGTGAGTAGAGATAGCATCTGCCTCATCCCATACAACACTGG GTACCATTGGATCTTGACAATCGTCAACGAAGATAagaatatgatatatttattggaTTCTACGTCTAACAGGAACCGAGATGATACATGGAAAACTATTGTGACAAA ATGTACAATGCCTCGAAGGGTATTTCTAAAGGgccatgttttaaaatattga